The Arachis ipaensis cultivar K30076 chromosome B07, Araip1.1, whole genome shotgun sequence genome includes a window with the following:
- the LOC107606118 gene encoding heavy metal-associated isoprenylated plant protein 24, giving the protein MGVQGTLDYFSTLLSSTKKKKKKQTQTVALKIRMDCEGCARKVKHVLSGVKGAKSVDIDLKQQKATVTGYVEPKKVLKAAQSTKKKVELWPYVPYTMVAHPYVSAAYDKKAPPNMVRKVADTANITETTVDDGYIQMFSDENPNACSIM; this is encoded by the exons ATGGGAGTACAAGGCACTTTGGACTATTTCTCTACTTTACTAAGCAGcaccaaaaagaagaagaagaagcaaactCAAACGGTGGCTCTTAAAATCAGAATGGACTGTGAAGGTTGTGCTCGCAAGGTTAAGCATGTCCTTTCCGGTGTTAAAG gagctaagTCTGTCGACATAGATTTAAAGCAGCAGAAGGCAACGGTGACCGGATACGTTGAGCCAAAGAAAGTTTTGAAGGCTGCTCAGTCAACAAAGAAGAAGGTTGAGTTGTGGCCATATGTTCCGTACACAATGGTGGCTCATCCTTATGTCTCTGCTGCCTATGATAAGAAGGCACCCCCTAATATGGTTAGAAAGGTTGCTGACACCGCCAACATAACGGAAACCACCGTTGACGACGGCTACATCCAAATGTTTAGTGATGAAAACCCAAATGCTTGTTCAATCATGTAA